Proteins from a genomic interval of Paenibacillus sp. RC334:
- the pepT gene encoding peptidase T, whose translation MKQELIERLTTYVQVDTQADESSNTCPTTPGQLTLGNLLVNELKAIGMADITMDENGYVMATLPSNTDKEVPVIGFLAHLDTATEMTGAGVKPQLIENYDGGDITLNTSLGVTLSPREFPELPQYKGHTLITTDGTTLLGADNKAGIAEIMTAIHYLLDHPEIQHGKIRVAFTPDEEIGRGPERFDVAAFGAEYAYTVDGGPLGELEYESFNAAAAHITIHGVNVHPGTAKNKMINAVKIAMELNGRLPANEAPEYTDGYDGFYHLLEFEGTVEQAKLYYIIRDFDRESFENRKAYLTNVVKELQAAYGENRIVLELRDQYYNMKEKIEPVKHIVDVAHEAMTKLGIDPIIKPIRGGTDGSQLSYMGLPTPNIFTGGENYHGKFEYVSVDNMVLATKVIVEIVQLFEQRGE comes from the coding sequence ATGAAACAGGAACTGATTGAACGCCTGACCACTTATGTTCAGGTAGATACCCAAGCCGATGAAAGCAGCAATACTTGCCCAACCACGCCCGGACAGCTCACACTGGGCAACCTGCTGGTCAACGAACTGAAAGCCATTGGTATGGCGGACATAACTATGGACGAAAACGGTTATGTCATGGCAACCCTTCCTTCCAATACGGATAAAGAAGTTCCGGTTATCGGCTTTTTGGCCCATCTCGATACCGCTACCGAAATGACTGGCGCAGGGGTAAAGCCTCAATTGATTGAAAACTATGATGGGGGCGACATTACGCTGAATACGTCGCTGGGTGTGACACTCTCTCCGCGCGAGTTTCCCGAGCTGCCTCAATATAAAGGTCACACCCTGATCACAACGGACGGTACCACATTGCTTGGTGCAGATAACAAAGCCGGGATCGCAGAAATTATGACAGCCATACATTATCTGCTGGATCACCCGGAGATCCAGCACGGCAAGATTCGCGTCGCATTTACACCGGACGAGGAGATTGGAAGAGGACCGGAACGGTTTGATGTAGCTGCTTTTGGTGCTGAATATGCGTATACAGTCGATGGCGGGCCGCTCGGAGAACTGGAATATGAAAGCTTCAACGCCGCAGCCGCCCATATTACTATTCATGGCGTTAATGTCCATCCTGGTACAGCCAAAAACAAAATGATTAACGCCGTCAAAATTGCCATGGAGCTGAACGGACGATTGCCGGCGAATGAAGCTCCGGAATACACGGACGGATACGATGGCTTTTATCATTTGCTGGAATTTGAGGGTACGGTAGAACAAGCCAAACTGTACTATATCATCCGTGATTTTGATCGTGAAAGCTTTGAAAACCGGAAGGCTTACTTAACGAACGTGGTGAAAGAGCTGCAAGCCGCATATGGAGAAAACCGTATCGTTCTGGAGCTGAGAGATCAGTATTACAACATGAAGGAGAAAATCGAGCCCGTCAAGCACATCGTGGATGTTGCCCATGAAGCGATGACAAAGCTGGGCATTGATCCGATCATCAAGCCGATTCGCGGCGGTACAGATGGTTCACAGCTGTCCTATATGGGACTGCCTACACCGAATATTTTTACAGGTGGGGAGAACTACCACGGCAAATTCGAGTATGTCTCTGTGGACAACATGGTGCTTGCAACCAAGGTCATTGTCGAAATCGTACAATTATTCGAACAGCGCGGCGAGTGA
- a CDS encoding LacI family DNA-binding transcriptional regulator gives MPTLKDIAQEAEVSISTVSRVLNYDETLSVSEETRRKIFEVAERMKYTTVKRKNGGIGRQPRKKAEGPIRLGMVHWFSAYQELEDPYYLSIRFGVEKECRQSGAQLERIFRREDLSALKTLSEELHGLIVLGHFSSKEVERMLELPVPCVFLDHPVERTGADYVIIDLARAAADALDYLMDAGHRHIGYVGMGKDEQAHDSDQAEMDARYETFLRYKEQHGLCSSNDVHVCGGTAADGFRAMEAAILAGPGNLPTAFFVASDSVAIGVLKALEQHQIAVPERISIVGFNDIPTAEYLTPSLTTVKTYTELMGETGVQLLLHTVRNGPNEVGRKVTIPTELMIRNSSASPFTASI, from the coding sequence ATGCCTACGTTAAAAGATATTGCTCAGGAGGCGGAAGTTTCCATATCAACAGTCTCTCGGGTATTGAATTATGATGAAACATTGTCAGTGTCAGAGGAAACGCGGCGTAAAATTTTTGAAGTTGCCGAACGGATGAAATATACGACTGTTAAACGTAAAAATGGCGGTATCGGGCGTCAGCCTCGTAAAAAGGCCGAGGGGCCGATCCGGCTCGGTATGGTTCATTGGTTTAGCGCGTATCAGGAACTGGAGGACCCATATTATCTGTCCATCCGATTCGGCGTGGAAAAGGAATGCCGCCAGAGCGGAGCGCAATTGGAGCGCATTTTTCGGCGGGAAGACCTGTCCGCACTAAAGACACTGTCCGAAGAGCTGCACGGGCTGATCGTTCTCGGGCACTTTAGCAGCAAGGAAGTGGAGCGTATGCTGGAGCTTCCTGTTCCTTGTGTTTTTCTGGATCACCCGGTAGAGCGTACGGGGGCGGACTATGTCATCATTGACCTCGCTCGTGCTGCAGCGGACGCGCTGGATTATTTGATGGACGCGGGCCATCGCCACATCGGTTATGTGGGCATGGGTAAGGATGAGCAGGCCCATGATTCCGATCAGGCGGAGATGGATGCCCGCTATGAGACCTTTTTGCGGTATAAAGAGCAGCATGGGCTATGCTCGTCGAACGACGTTCATGTGTGCGGCGGAACGGCGGCAGACGGCTTTCGTGCGATGGAAGCGGCCATTCTGGCGGGGCCAGGGAACCTGCCTACAGCCTTCTTTGTTGCGAGCGATTCGGTGGCGATTGGCGTATTAAAGGCGCTGGAGCAGCACCAAATTGCTGTCCCTGAACGTATTTCAATCGTCGGCTTCAATGATATTCCGACAGCGGAATATTTGACACCGTCGCTGACGACGGTCAAGACGTATACCGAATTGATGGGAGAAACGGGCGTTCAGCTCTTGCTGCATACGGTGCGCAACGGTCCAAATGAGGTCGGTCGCAAGGTCACCATTCCGACCGAGCTGATGATTCGTAACAGCAGTGCGTCGCCGTTTACGGCTTCGATATAG